The sequence GCTACTCTCCTCCGGCGAGCCCGCACCCTGGCAGACCGGGGCGACCTGGAGCAGGCCCGCCATCTCTGTCAGGCCGCAGTGGGGCGGGATCGGCTCAACCCGGAGGCGCACTTCCTGCTGGCCGCGATCTGCCAGGAGCAGGGGGAAGTCTCCGCCGCCCTGGAAGCACTTCGCCGGGCCATCTACCTGGCCCCGGAGTTCGCTCCCGCCCACTTTCTCCAGGGAAGCCTCCTGCTCCGCCAGGCGAAGCGCATGCAGGGACAGCGGTCCATGGAGACCGTGGTGCGCCTCTTACGTCCGGCGCCGCCCGATGAGCCAGTCCCCGGCAGCGACGGCCTGACGGCGGGCCGCCTCCTGGAGATGGCCCGGGCGTACCTCGAGGTCCGGTGATGGAAGCACCGCGGCGGGCGATCAGCTGGGAGCAGGCCTACGTCTCCTTGGAGCAGATCCGCCAGGCCCTCGAGGCCGGCGGGGAGCGTTCCCCAGAAACGGTCAAGCAAATCTTGGAGGACAGGGCGCAGGCGCTGGCGCGACCCCTGGACTCGGCTCCGACCGCCACCGCCATGCTGGACCTCTTGGTCTTCTCTCTCGCGGGGGAGCGCTACGGGATCGAGACGGAGCACGTGCTGGAGACGATGTCTCTCCGGGAGCTGACGCCGGTGCCGTGCACACCGCCCCTCATCCTCGGGGTGATGAACC is a genomic window of Candidatus Methylomirabilis sp. containing:
- a CDS encoding tetratricopeptide repeat protein codes for the protein ATLLRRARTLADRGDLEQARHLCQAAVGRDRLNPEAHFLLAAICQEQGEVSAALEALRRAIYLAPEFAPAHFLQGSLLLRQAKRMQGQRSMETVVRLLRPAPPDEPVPGSDGLTAGRLLEMARAYLEVR
- a CDS encoding chemotaxis protein CheW, with amino-acid sequence MEAPRRAISWEQAYVSLEQIRQALEAGGERSPETVKQILEDRAQALARPLDSAPTATAMLDLLVFSLAGERYGIETEHVLETMSLRELTPVPCTPPLILGVMNHRGRILPILDLRRLLELQGQGVPPGGRVVAVEAGGMTFGILAEALVGTTQVAAHDVAPPPVSLTGDRQALCKGVTGTMVAVLDVEALAQDPRIMVNNGGS